Part of the Streptomyces sp. WMMC500 genome is shown below.
CTCAGTTCGGCGTCGAGTTTGTGGCGGAGCCTGCTGGTGAAGACGGTGCCGAAGACGGCGACGCCGAACGAGGCGCCGATGGAGCGGAAGAAGGTGGCGCCGGAGGTGGCGACGCCGAGGTCGCCGTAGGAGACGGCGTTCTGTACGGCGAGGACGAGCACCTGCATGACGAGGCCGAGGCCGAAGCCGAAGACGAAGAAGTAGCCGCTGAGTTCCCAGTCGCCGCTGTCCTGGTGGAGCCGGTGGAGCAGGAGGAGTCCTGCGGTGGTGACGGCGGTGCCGAGGACGGGGAAGATCTTCCAGTGGCCGGTGCGGCTGATGAGCTGCCCGGAGCCGGTGGAGGCGATGAGCATGCCGGCGACCATCGGCAGCATGTGCACGCCGGAGGTGGTCGGGGAGACGCCGCGTACGACCTGGAGGAAGGTCGGCAGGTACGTCATCGCGCCGAACATGGCGAAGCCGACGACGAACCCGATGACCGAGCAGAGCGTGAACGTGCGGACGCCGAAGAGCTTCAGCGGGATGACGGGCTCGGCCGCCCGGCGCTCGACGTGCACGAAGGCGGCCAGCAGGACGATCGCCAGCAGCCCGGTGACGGCGACCTGCCAGGAGCCCCACGCCCAGGTCGTACCGCCGAGTGAGGTGACGCCGACGAGGCAGATGGCGAAGGAGGCGATGAGGGCGGTGCCGAGGTAGTCGATGCGGTGCCGGGTGTCGCGGCGGGGGATGTGCAGGACGACGGCGATGACGACGAGGGCGGCGAGGCCGACGGGCAGGTTGATGTAGAACACCCAGCGCCAGCTCAGGTGTTGGGTGAAGATGCCGCCGAGCAGCGGGCCGAGGACGCTGGTGGTGCCGAAGACGGCGCCGAACAGGCCCTGGTAGCGGCCGCGTTCGCGCGGCGGGACGATGTCGCCGACGATCGCCATGGCCAGCGCGATCAGCCCGCCGCCGCCGATGCCCTGGAGGGCGCGGAACGCGATGAGCTGGCCCATGTCCTGCGCGATGCCGCAGAGCGCGGAGCCGGTGAGGAAGATGACGATGGCGGTCTGGAAGAGCTTCTTGCGGCCGTACTGGTCGCCGAGCTTGCCCCAGAGGGGGGTGCCGGCGGTGGCGGCGAGGAGGTAGGCGGTGACCACCCAGGACAGGTGCTCCATGCCGCCGAGGTCGCTGACGATGGTGGGCAGGGCGGTGGCGACGATGGTCTGGTCGAGTGCGGCGAGGAGCATCCCGGAGAGGAGGGCCGCCATCGACAGCAGGACGGTGCGGCGGGGGAGGCCCTGGCCGGGGACCGCGGCGGCGGGCGCG
Proteins encoded:
- a CDS encoding MDR family MFS transporter, whose protein sequence is MSQDAGAAPAAAVPGQGLPRRTVLLSMAALLSGMLLAALDQTIVATALPTIVSDLGGMEHLSWVVTAYLLAATAGTPLWGKLGDQYGRKKLFQTAIVIFLTGSALCGIAQDMGQLIAFRALQGIGGGGLIALAMAIVGDIVPPRERGRYQGLFGAVFGTTSVLGPLLGGIFTQHLSWRWVFYINLPVGLAALVVIAVVLHIPRRDTRHRIDYLGTALIASFAICLVGVTSLGGTTWAWGSWQVAVTGLLAIVLLAAFVHVERRAAEPVIPLKLFGVRTFTLCSVIGFVVGFAMFGAMTYLPTFLQVVRGVSPTTSGVHMLPMVAGMLIASTGSGQLISRTGHWKIFPVLGTAVTTAGLLLLHRLHQDSGDWELSGYFFVFGFGLGLVMQVLVLAVQNAVSYGDLGVATSGATFFRSIGASFGVAVFGTVFTSRLRHKLDAELSGVPLPGGLNRETLESDPRSLARLPASLREEVVHAYSTSITDVFLYAAPVAFVAFVVALFLREDPLRGTVTVPDGSETVATHPVERSNRDEVCRALSALSTREGRRELYEDITRRAGLDLRPASSWLLLRVRRYESTDQVEPVALAEHTGLPLEVVLGAAQELEVRGLTRREGLPLVCTEEGARVAKRLAAARRAALAEMLGDWWTPDRPKDLTELVEELSAELCGSDEEAPPGEAVEKWQPGPGAGPGAGPGAGPGADSPPRPPA